In Glycine soja cultivar W05 chromosome 10, ASM419377v2, whole genome shotgun sequence, the genomic stretch TCACTACTTattcattcaatttattttggCCAAATAGGAATGATCGAGATTCGTACACAGAGCATTTAACCACCTAGCAAACATAATGTAATTCCAACAGAAGTTAACAATGCCAATATGCCATCTTAGCTTTATTCAACTCACAACACGCGCAAACTATTAAATACATAATAACGATGTCTTAggatgttcatatatatatatatatatataaaaaacatgtTGAGTGTGATATACAGAAATAATATAAATGCTCATGGATAGACCTCAATTAGAGATCTAAAACCAAAGATGGGAAATATTTTGTGGTGTTTGAATCCTGCTTCAGTGAAGAGTTGTTTCCATTCTTTTTCACTTCGTTCTTTTCCATTCATAGTCAACATAACTATTATATCCAAACTAAGCTTTGTTTGAGTCATATCCGGGTCATCTAGCTTCTCGTTTATCACTGTATCTATGATAATCACTTTCCCTCCGTTGCCTTTGCTTGAAATAGAATCTTTACACTTTTCCAGGATCTTTATGCAATCTTCGTCATCCCAATCATGTAAAACCCACTGCAATTAAAGTTAAGAAGggaaaaaacaattaagaatTATGTCTCTATGATTGCAATATTCTTTTCCAAATCAAATAAGCAAATAGACATTAAGATATATTTGTACCTTTAGTAGAACTGCACTAGCTTGAGGGATAGATTTGAACATGTCACCACCaacaaaacttaaattattGGTTGCTGTCAAGTTTTCTACAACATGAGGAAGGTCAAGCACAACACATTTCAGCTTAGGAAATGCGTCACAGATATTTCTTGCGGTGGTTCCAGTTCCACCACCTACATCCACCATGGAATCCAGATCCTCAAAAACTGAAGTGCAATTTTTGAGTGCCAAGCCTACCATTTGGGAATCACTTGCCATAGCCTCGTTGAAGAGACTCATATATGCAGGTTTCTTCTCAAAATATTCCCAAATGCTTGTTCCGAAGACTGTCTCAAATATTGAGGGGTCGTCCCCACGAATCCATTCAACAAAGTGATGGAATGCACCCATCAGAAGTGGATCAGTATTGACCCGAACCATTGGAGATAAACAGTGGTCACTGCTACTGACAAGAAGCTTTGAAGTAGGGGTTAGAGCATATGCTAATTCATGATCTTCTTGGCTCTCATGGGTATCAAATATTCCATTGAGTACCAAAAAACGCATGAACCGCTGCACAAAACCAGCCTTAGGTGGTGGAATTTGGAGAGTTGAGACCAACTCAGAAAGAGTAATGGGTTTTCCATGATTGTGTATTATGTCTGGAATACCAAGTTGCACAACCCACTCAAGACACATAGTTCTTAGGTTGCCATATAACTGCATGTACAAAAGAGATTGGCCCTCAAAGAGCTCAATTTCTTTTTGGTTATTCATTGAAGCCATTAGTACTGCAAGTGATATTTGCTTAAACTCGTTCGTTTTCTATGTTTCCATGACCAGCATTGGCTTGCCTTATATAATGCTTTGATTAACCAGCAACGTTACACAGACGTAGCTGACTAATTAAATCCTTCGGCATTGTCAACTAAAATGGCTCCATCActagaaaataattgtttaacTATGGTAAGCGATGGCATAACCCTAATatctgaattttaattaattacgaAAATACCGTAACACTATCATCATCATGAAATTGATTCCAAGCAAAAAGAATCTACccagcttttctctctctctctctcgtatGTAACTGGGGCTGCGCTTGGATTTATTATTGAAATGTTTGTTTTCCTGTCACGTCTGCATCCCGTAATATGAGTAGCTTCTGCTTGGTGGAGGTGGTTTTACTTAATTACGAGAGAGTATTATAATTCAAGGAGTACTAGAAAGTCTTATATCATAGGACCCAGATGAAAACTTACTTAGATAAATTCCTCATCTacatgtatataaatatataacgtGAAAAATCAAGGGATTAGCATAATAGTTTAAGGTTTCGATTTCTATCATGTTTAAAAGTTTCTTGTGtcaataacaattatatatcATGAACGGATATCTAATCTAATGGAttgaaaaatacttataatgtgtgacttagaaaaaaaatatatacaatacgAAAGAAAGggatatatataagaaactggtccaagaagtatatatatatacactgttGTTGTTCACAAGTCCTCCTTATGAAGAATCTTACTACTATTAATAAAGTCTTTTTTTATGGTGATTCAAAATGAAAGGCAGCAATTTGTCACTCCCTCAAAAGGGAACCAAACAGCTTTGCCAATGACGTTGATAGGCAAATTTCCCCAGATGgggtatttttataaaatatttttccaaatggggtcgttttcaaaaattttacaaGGGGAGTTGTTTTTTACGTAAATTGCATGGGGCTCTTAGCAAACCGCCATTAGCAATGGTGGGTTTGCCGGGCATCTCCCACGTGGCAAGGAAAACGTCAGTACCACTGGCGAATCCATAGAAGCTTGAACTCGCTACCCCTGCTGGCGAGTCCATAGAAGCTTGAACTCGCCACCCCTGCTGGCGAGTCTGTGCATGGTTTTGGAAACCGCTAGTTTGACTAGCGGGTTGGCTTTGCAGGACTGCTCAGTCGTAGCCTAGGCGGTGCAGCTATGCTGTGGTGCAGGTTGCAGGCGCAGCAGGAAATCGCCAGTTATGGTGGCGATTTGCTTTgttcaaaatttttttttcttccctatAAAGCAATGCAGGAGGTCGTTAGTTGCTTCGTTTTTGAATCTTCACTGCATTgcttcttccttctcctcccTTTGCTATTTGCTTCCTCCAGTGAACTCATATTATTTTGTTGCCAAGGGCTGTGTTATTGGTAATTATGTTGTTAActgaacatttttattttttttgtgtgatatatatgtttaagtataattgatatattaatattaattgatacattttttatattttgtaggtgaagtttttgttcttctttggcCTACACCTTTTGGTTGCTTTTCTTAGTACGTATTTGAGgttagttaatttatttttatcttgtttGCTATATACTTTTatgttatatacatatatgttaaattaattttagttgagATATTAATGTTATTTAGGTTAGATTTTTGTAAGttgtaaattattatatgttaggttagttttagttaatttataaatattattttaagaatattagttaGATTAATATACATATGTTAAGTTAGTATTAATTGTGCTTTAGGTtagtttttgataatattattttgtttagattttataaattagtatggtattatttgttttatatattgtgTAGATTTtggttagtatatatatatagtatgttTGTTTAGTTTAggtgataattttaaattttaagtagtatcctaaaataataaaattatttgtgttatacGTATATTAGTTgtagttaatttgttaatatgaatttgtttaaatttttttaattgatatgttattattatttggtttagatttgtatgatattatttatgttatatatatagtttgttaggtttagttagaatgttgatattatttagtttattttttttaatttttcttggaATATATGTTACgttgttaataatatatatagtttttaaattttttttaatttttcttgtaatatatataatttaatttaaattttatttattggaaaataattggtaatttatttaaatttatctatgtatttaaatttttaattttgttatttgtatagtattttagttagtattttagttagtattttatgttttttatgtaatttaatttataattttgttagaatgttaatattattcagtttaaagatttttaattttgtatagtattttgttgttcaaatttatgtattttgttatttagtgacattttaattaatttgttgtaagtcaaattaattttttttatcttaaatttttgttgtcaatttttgtgattatatatttttttttacagtatcGATGGCATCTTCGTCCTCGTCTTCATCAAGTATACAAATCAAGTCTGGTCTAATAGAAGGAGACGTTTTATGGATGCAACCCaaacatgtttcagaacatgtttggaatggggaaccAGACAGAAAATTGCATATTCGACGAGCTGTCCCCATTTATCAAGGTCAAGAAGAGataccagaggaaattattcctctGCTTCGACAATCTGGCTTTTACTGGATAATGAAGATGGGCTACCTCAAAATAAATTCGTCATTAATTACTGCCTTAATTGAAAGATAGAGGCCCGAGACCCATACatttcacatgagatgcggagagtgtACGATTACTCTTCAAGACGTCTCTGTATTATTAGGTCTGTCGGTTGATggggcaccattaattggtcagACTAATCTTGATTGGGGCGAATTGTGTGAAGAATTGTTGGGCGTCAGACCACAAGAGGGTGAACTACAAGGCAGTGTGGTaaaattaagttggttggctcACCATTTCTCAGAAATAAATATCCATGACGGTAACGTAGAATATCTACAAAAATTTACCTGTGCATGGATCCTCAGATTCATAGGAGGTGTTctatttgttgataaaagcaACAGTAAAGTTTCCCTAaggtaccttcaatttttacggaactttgaacagtgcagcacgtatgcatggggacctgccatgcttgcttatttatatagagagatgtgcagcgtcaccgattacaaaattaaatcaatcggaggtatgtgcatcttgaTCCAAATGTGGGCATAGGAACGCTGCAcgactttggctccaaagaggactcctcctaTACTAGAAAATAAACCACTGGGGCATAGGtttgttgttttaaaaaaaacttcatttgaaaataatcaataatgtaaCGCGTCGCCcactaattatttcatatttttttttgtaggtggctgcgacgtggaaaccaacatattggcaatgatgatctaatagttttccgtcgcaaattggatatcatgaaacgacatgaggtaagaagatcattatgtatttgttaaataataaataaaatgtcatgtttaagtcaaaattaataattgtcttattgtatgcagtttctgtgggagccttacacaaCAACTGTTTTGTTGATGTTGCCTCTCATTTGTTTGGTTTGTAGTGTGGCGTGGTGCGCAGTGGTGCCactcatttgtttccatgttgtagagtggcaccaacccgatagagtgttgcgacaatttggaatgcaacaacctattTCGGAATCTCCTTCGCAACCACATAATATCCATGGGCTAACGctgaaaggcaaacaagatgaaaattggTTCCAGCTGTTGGCCCCAATGATCAGTCAGTGGAATAATCGAGCTGACTTTAGGGTCGACATTTATCCTCGACAGGAgggcctattgagttttaactcagattacatggtctggtataggcgaaaaacaaagatgtttgtcgACCAAAACAATGCAAAGACATctacattggtatttatttctttttaaatatttaacttcaattttttttaaagcatcgACATTAATTTGCTGACCCTAATAATTGCAGGGTGAAGTTGCCGAGACATTGcagtatatggtgtcaccacaagggCGTAACACATGGACAGTagatgatctcgtgccttatgtggagaaGCTGACGATTttatccgaagagcaagagaggaTCACTGAGCCTGTGGCACATGGTCCACAATCAGAGCGTCGATTTCACCCACAACAGTTTCACATGCTTCCGTCCAGTGTGGAAACTCGAGGTTTTGACAGACGAAGAGAGATTGTTCAAGCGAAAGATTTTTCCCAACAAATGGAGCAGCGTGACCATGGAATGTACTATACGTCACCAACATTTTCTCAGTATCCTTCGCAGATGTATCAATATCCTTTCGAAGGTCATGATACTGATATGTCTGCAAGCGAACATTCGTTTGGTGGTGTTGCGGAACCAcatcctcatttttcatggccgacCATGAACCCTTCGCAGCAACATGATGCCCCAATGgcaacacctaatgccccattAGCTCCGTAATGGAATGTACTCggagcaatacctgatatgggtgatttattaggtgttgatttgcgtcacgAGTTTTCTGCTGAGGCTGAGCAGCAAGGGCGGCGACAGTGGGcaagaagaaatcctgatcgtGAAGCCCGAAggtgggatcgaccatgtggcacagGCTCACGCCATcacggacaccataatgactgatttttatgtctctatttaaaatttgtgttgtatctttgtaatttgaatttcaaacttaATTTATGGTATCTCATAGTACTTGTTATGGAATGTGTTGTGGAATTTCGTTTTCAATGACTATTTGTTATGGAATCACCATCgcggacaccataatgactatttttatgttgcgcatcaaactagaataataaataaagtcgtaaagaaaaattaaagtagacaaatgaaaataagtaaTGGTACTGACTAACGACAAACaccattttcaacttttaaatgaaaaattaaagtaggtttaggg encodes the following:
- the LOC114369283 gene encoding isoflavone 7-O-methyltransferase-like, giving the protein MASMNNQKEIELFEGQSLLYMQLYGNLRTMCLEWVVQLGIPDIIHNHGKPITLSELVSTLQIPPPKAGFVQRFMRFLVLNGIFDTHESQEDHELAYALTPTSKLLVSSSDHCLSPMVRVNTDPLLMGAFHHFVEWIRGDDPSIFETVFGTSIWEYFEKKPAYMSLFNEAMASDSQMVGLALKNCTSVFEDLDSMVDVGGGTGTTARNICDAFPKLKCVVLDLPHVVENLTATNNLSFVGGDMFKSIPQASAVLLKWVLHDWDDEDCIKILEKCKDSISSKGNGGKVIIIDTVINEKLDDPDMTQTKLSLDIIVMLTMNGKERSEKEWKQLFTEAGFKHHKIFPIFGFRSLIEVYP